Proteins encoded together in one Meles meles chromosome 7, mMelMel3.1 paternal haplotype, whole genome shotgun sequence window:
- the JCAD gene encoding junctional protein associated with coronary artery disease — protein sequence MYSVEDLLISHGYKVSRSIPAPPGDEREGRRQARSRARAGQDLPNGCDDSRAALARSKPSQGKGRASTSENSHRTPRAHGEPQSASAPRAPELGFYHQPVLRWSSQLQPAPDHTYRRRRGKEVSGVLGPRDREDLEDRAMAQAHSLPVHMRESPWEVGGRTENVMKKAVWEEELRMAGPAKWQNTSLESWNQPRKLGRQMSDGDGEKLFQELYPFMQGERALNSQSKGKSQSLPRVLLPEGLSCMDIPIPLNDGHFPGVPKMPFYPPNCAPNLESTRNPEKSAASAPLPRPKFGRPLKPPSYDTHQHSRVAAEKSDSRDSQQADLCVSYLSRTHEPRLEPCASDSGLEPPVYVPPPSYRSPPQHISNPYGDYAAPQPGCGGPRQPLAPMELAGSGCQVPPSPPRAGSTYGVSPRSPRSSPRQPRPTTAYDSSVLYIPFDDPRIRHYKLAHPQGFCQETKVEEKPYNSSPSAVPTPAPGCSQHDGAILSSQVVTTLPGSVSSSITAEPSPQWPWGQLPRDVENGGFPDHRDHGATGGRWPAVGRSHHGHTEGPASSPSPQGESTWEARTKLKKFETGIQTKKSSKKKMNETIFCLVSIPVKSESHLPDTDTNNNDLKQSTEKKNGLDKSAALQEQSLLSLSSTDLELQALTGSMAGRTEFQKQDLGEPEEGKQTHDLRFIPPAKHRELKYSGSWPGHQYRDQQTQTTFTEDSKSPRHPPAEKPGRSPKAVLTPKFSDPMASDTHVPMALACRDHNQGPKAPPLKGQMSLSPSSNSAFSRTMSCTHQAPALKAVPGQAGVDGRGCGTSPRPQGEVVKGETTGPCNSKQPFGQFLLKPVSRRPWDLISQLESFNKELQEEEDSGQSSSDSRSEDSDTEWPCEVHADVPGKNWGFSEDSRAWRAEEPRRRPVLDEPGAQPGRVKSKSESWSDEQKPSWSPAPPLSPGTATVGGGRGAASLWAHRSMGAEEGHQEVEHRANKLADSPGLLHRGTSSRSSDTKPASSSDPAELQPPQGGEELLAGSISLELSAAAPRKAGAGGERSPPPQLSLASKPRGLSAPDLRSVGLPPARERSARKLDGFVGEASAIEIPPNESLQARAARILGIEVAVESLLPGTRRTGQNQHPEPDGSARGPEAPREESVSSSVPPDNPLLSTDAFYGRRKCGWTKSPLFVGERDSARRAPLAAERSSVDRTVPSEAPSPEPQPSRQESQPFNHKDVGTKPPFRSTLFHFIERTPSVPGSEKRLRSTSKVIESLQEKLASPPRRTDPDRLMRMKEVNSVSRMRLLSSRSADSVDEAEDLKAERGPRVPPGGPVSLKAGNSPPASSGSSPLEEDGHPSAQREEKDVLQDFWCPDSYDPSRVERV from the exons GTTTTATCATCAGCCCGTGCTAAGGTGGTCCTCCCAGCTCCAGCCTGCTCCCGACCACACCTAccggagaagaagaggaaaggaggtcaGTGGCGTGCTGGGGCCAAGGGACCGAGAAGATCTGGAGGACAGAGCAATGGCCCAGGCGCACAGTCTGCCCGTCCATATGAGGGAGAGTCCGTGGGAAGttggaggaaggacagagaatgTGATGAAGAAGGCAGTTTGGGAAGAAGAGCTAAGAATGGCGGGACCTGCCAAGTGGCAGAATACCAGCCTTGAGAGCTGGAATCAGCCAAGGAAATTAGGGCGGCAGATGTCTGATGGTGACGGGGAGAAACTGTTTCAAGAGCTATACCCATTCATGCAAGGAGAGCGAGCACTGAATTCCCAAAGCAAAGGGAAATCCCAGTCCCTGCCCAGGGTTCTTTTGCCCGAGGGCCTGAGCTGCATGGACATTCCCATTCCGTTAAACGATGGACATTTTCCAGGTGTTCCTAAAATGCCATTTTATCCCCCAAATTGTGCACCAAATTTGGAATCCACAAGGAACCCCGAGAAGAGCGCCGCCTCGGCCCCTTTACCCCGGCCGAAGTTCGGGCGACCCCTCAAGCCCCCCTCTTACGACACTCACCAGCACAGCCGGGTGGCCGCGGAGAAGAGCGACTCTCGGGACAGTCAGCAGGCGGACCTGTGCGTCTCCTACCTGAGCAGGACTCACGAGCCCCGGCTGGAGCCGTGTGCGTCCGACTCCGGCTTGGAGCCGCCCGTGTACGTGCCTCCGCCGTCGTACCGCTCACCGCCGCAGCACATCTCCAACCCTTACGGGGACTATGCAGCCCCCCAGCCCGGGTGTGGTGGTCCCCGTCAGCCGCTGGCCCCGATGGAGCTGGCCGGCTCTGGTTGTCAGGTTCCTCCCAGCCCCCCGCGAGCCGGGAGCACGTATGGGGTGAGCCCACGCTCGCCTCGCAGCTCCCCTCGGCAGCCGCGGCCCACCACCGCTTACGACAGCTCTGTTCTCTATATTCCCTTTGACGACCCGCGGATCCGACATTATAAACTCGCCCACCCCCAGGGTTTCTGTCAGGAAACAAAGGTTGAGGAGAAGCCCTACAACTCCAGTCCCAGCGCGGTCCCCACACCTGCGCCCGGATGCAGTCAGCACGATGGTGCCATCCTGAGCTCACAGGTGGTGACGACCCTGCCGGGCAGCGTGAGCAGCTCCATCACCGCTGAGCCCAGTCCCCAGTGGCCGTGGGGCCAGCTCCCCAGGGATGTGGAGAACGGCGGCTTTCCTGACCACAGAGACCACGGCGCCACAGGAGGACGGTGGCCTGCTGTGGGccgcagccatcatggacacacagaaggcccagcctcctccccaagCCCACAGGGCGAGAGTACCTGGGAAGCTCGAACCAAGCTCAAGAAGTTTGAAACTGGGATTCAGACCAagaaaagttcaaagaaaaaaatgaacgaGACGATATTTTGTTTGGTTTCCATCCCAGTTAAATCCGAATCACATCTGCCAGATACAGATACGAACAACAATGACTTAAAACAGAGCACCGAGAAGAAGAATGGGCTTGATAAGAGCGCGGCTTTGCAAGAACAGAGTCTGCTGAGCCTGTCTTCCACCGACCTGGAGCTGCAGGCTCTCACAGGAAGCATGGCTGGGAGAACAGAGTTCCAGAAACAAGATCTGGGGGAACCAGAAGAAGGCAAACAAACACATGACCTCAGATTCATCCCCCCTGCAAAACACAGAGAGCTCAAGTATTCTGGCTCGTGGCCAGGGCACCAGTACCGAGATCAGCAAACACAAACCACTTTCACCGAGGACTCCAAAAGCCCGCGGCACCCCCCTGCCGAGAAGCCGGGAAGGTCCCCCAAAGCCGTACTGACTCCCAAATTTTCAGACCCCATGGCCTCTGACACTCACGTGCCCATGGCGTTAGCTTGCAGGGACCACAACCAGGGGCCAAAGGCCCCTCCCCTCAAAGGCCAGATGTCCCTGAGCCCCTCCAGCAACAGCGCTTTCTCGAGGACTATGTCCTGCACACACCAGGCACCTGCTCTGAAAGCAGTGCCGGGTCAGGCGGGCGTGGACGGCCGTGGCTGCGGCaccagccccaggccccagggtGAGGTGGTGAAGGGGGAGACCACCGGCCCCTGCAACAGCAAGCAGCCGTTCGGGCAGTTTCTCCTGAAGCCGGTTAGCCGGCGCCCCTGGGACTTGATCAGCCAGCTAGAAAGTTTTAACAAGGAGCttcaggaggaggaggacagcgGTCAGAGCAGCAGTGACAGTCGCAGTGAGGACAGTGACACAGAGTGGCCGTGCGAAGTCCACGCTGATGTCCCAGGCAAGAACTGGGGCTTCAGTGAAGACAGCCGGGCCTGGAGAGCTGAGGAGCCCCGAAGGAGGCCAGTGTTGGATGAGCCCGGGGCCCAGCCGGGGAGAGTGAAGAGTAAGTCTGAGAGCTGGAGTGATGAGCAGAAGCCCAGCTGGTCCCCGGCCCCGCCTCTGTCCCCAGGCACTGCGACAGTAGGCGGCGGCAGGGGTGCAGCCTCGCTGTGGGCGCACAGAAGCATGGGCGCGGAAGAGGGACACCAGGAGGTTGAGCACAGAGCGAACAAGCTAGCGGACAGCCCGGGCCTGCTGCACAGAGGGACATCTTCTAGGTCAAGTGACACAAAACCAGCGTCCTCATCAGATCCCGCTGAACTGCAGCCGCCCCAGGGAGGTGAGGAGCTGCTGGCCGGTTCCATCTCGCTGGAGCTGAGCGCAGCGGCCCCTCGGAAGGCCGGGGCCGGAGGGGAGAGGAGCCCGCCGCCGCAGCTCTCTCTCGCCAGCAAACCCCGAGGACTCTCCGCGCCGGACTTGAGGTCGGTGGGCCTGCCGCCCGCACGAGAGCGGAGTGCCCGGAAATTAGATGGGTTTGTAGGGGAAGCGAGTGCAATAGAAATCCCCCCGAATGAGTCCCTTCAAGCGAGGGCTGCAAGGATCCTGGGCATTGAGGTGGCCGTGGAGTCCCTGCTGCCAGGCACCAGGAGAACGGGACAGAACCAGCACCCCGAGCCTGACGGGAGTGCCCGCGGGCCGGAGGCCCCCAGGGAGGAGTCAGTGTCCAGCTCAGTCCCACCGGATAACCCACTGCTGTCCACGGACGCCTTTTATGGCAGGAGAAAGTGTGGCTGGACCAAAAGCCCTCTCTTTGTCGGGGAGAGGGACAGTGCCCGTCGGGCTCCCCTGGCCGCTGAGCGCTCCAGTGTGGACAGGACCGTCCCCAGTGAGGCCCCCAGCCCCGAGCCTCAGCCCAGCCGCCAGGAGTCCCAGCCCTTCAATCATAAGGACGTGGGGACAAAACCACCCTTCAGGTCCACGCTGTTCCATTTTATAGAAAGGACCCCAAGTGTGCCGGGCTCCGAAAAGCGGCTCAGAAGCACTTCCAAAGTGATCGAAAGTTTACAAGAGAAACTGGCCTCCCCCCCGAGGAGAACAGACCCTGACCGCTTGATGAGGATGAAAGAGGTGAACTCCGTGTCTCGGATGAGACTCCTGAGCTCGCGGAGCGCGGACTCTGTGGATGAGGCTGAGGACCTGAAGGCCGAGAGGGGCCCCAGGGTGCCGCCCGGAGGCCCGGTGTCTCTGAAGGCCGGGAACAGCCCCCCTGCATCCAGTGGCAGCTCCCCGCTGGAAGAAGACGGGCATCCGTCGgcgcagagggaggagaaggacgtCCTGCAGGACTTTTGGTGCCCAG ATTCCTATGACCCTAGCAGAGTGGAGAGGGTGTGA